Proteins encoded by one window of Camelus dromedarius isolate mCamDro1 chromosome 27, mCamDro1.pat, whole genome shotgun sequence:
- the ZNF358 gene encoding zinc finger protein 358 isoform X1 gives MERGAEPWSWVLGTSSAGTHDFHPDPAPEAAGTSTPGMRRSVLVRNPGHKGLRPSYEELDSDSEDLDPNPEELDPVSEKPEPDPEDLNTVSEDVDPSYEDLEPVSEDLDPDVEAPSSISGTRDLDPQDLDPMSSSFDDPDVIGPVPLVLDPNSDTLSPAAAPDLDPLSSDLTATPEVLATSPAVLPAPASPPRPFSCPDCGRAFRRSSGLSQHRRTHSGEKPYRCPDCGKSFSHGATLAQHRGIHTGARPYQCAACGKAFGWRSTLLKHRSSHSGEKPHHCPVCGKAFGHGSLLAQHLRTHGGPRPHKCPVCAKGFGQGSALLKHLRTHTGERPYPCPQCGKAFGQSSALLQHQRTHTAERPYRCPHCGKAFGQSSNLQHHLRIHTGERPYACPHCSKAFGQSSALLQHLHVHSGERPYRCQLCGKAFGQASSLTKHKRVHEGAAAAAAAAAAAAAGLGLSPASMLRPGQVSLLGPDAVSVLGSGLSLSPGPSSGLGPDPGSVLGSLPNPNPQTIPGSRSTPTPDSVKSSNPEPGHETNSDLAASPDHRSGPSPDPDTVPSPDPNSESHPEPGFPTRDTVSPVLPTGDSPKWVQEQGALLGPDG, from the exons ATGGAGAGAGGGGCAGAGCCATGGAGCTGGGTACTGGGGACCTCTAGTGCTGGGACCCATGACTTCCATCCAG ACCCTGCTCCCGAAGCGGCTGGCACTTCCACACCAGGGATGCGGCGCTCCGTCCTGGTCAGGAACCCAGGCCACAAAGGACTGAGGCCCTCTTACGAAGAGCTTGACTCCGACTCAGAAGACCTAGACCCCAACCCAGAAGAGCTAGACCCAGTTTCTGAAAAGCCAGAGCCTGACCCGGAAGACCTCAACACTGTCTCTGAAGATGTGGACCCCAGCTATGAAGATCTGGAGCCTGTCTCCGAGGATCTGGACCCGGATGTGGAAGCTCCGAGCTCCATCTCGGGGACCCGTGACTTGGATCCCCAAGATCTTGACCCCATGTCTTCAAGTTTTGACGACCCAGACGTCATCGGCCCCGTTCCCCTGGTTCTTGACCCTAACAGTGACACCCTCAGTCCGGCTGCTGCTCCAGACCTGGATCCCCTCTCGTCCGACCTCACTGCCACCCCCGAGGTCCTGGCCACCAGCCCAGCGGTGCTCCCCGCACCTGCCAGCCCGCCCCGGCCCTTCTCCTGCCCCGATTGCGGGCGAGCTTTCCGCCGCAGCTCGGGGCTGAGCCAGCACCGCCGCACCCACAGTGGCGAGAAGCCGTACCGCTGCCCCGACTGCGGCAAGTCGTTCAGCCACGGCGCCACGCTGGCCCAGCACCGCGGTATCCACACGGGCGCACGGCCCTACCAGTGCGCGGCGTGCGGCAAGGCCTTCGGCTGGCGCTCCACGCTGCTGAAGCACCGCAGCAGCCACAGCGGCGAGAAGCCGCACCACTGCCCGGTGTGCGGCAAAGCCTTCGGGCACGGCTCGCTGCTGGCGCAGCACCTGCGCACGCACGGCGGCCCGCGGCCCCACAAGTGCCCGGTGTGCGCCAAGGGCTTCGGGCAGGGATCGGCTCTCCTGAAGCACCTGCGCACGCACACGGGCGAGCGGCCCTACCCGTGCCCGCAGTGCGGCAAGGCCTTTGGCCAGAGCTCGGCGCTGCTACAGCACCAGCGCACGCACACGGCTGAGCGCCCGTACCGCTGTCCCCACTGCGGCAAGGCCTTCGGCCAGAGCTCCAACCTGCAGCACCACCTGCGCATCCACACGGGCGAGCGGCCCTACGCCTGTCCCCATTGCTCCAAGGCCTTTGGGCAGAGCTCGGCGCTCCTGCAGCATCTGCATGTGCATTCGGGCGAGCGCCCCTACCGCTGCCAGCTCTGCGGCAAGGCGTTCGGCCAAGCCTCCAGCCTCACCAAGCACAAGCGGGTGCATGAGGGCGCGGCCGCTGCCGCGGCTGCAGCTGCGGCTGCTGCCGCCGGCCTGGGCCTCAGCCCTGCTTCCATGTTGAGGCCGGGGCAGGTCTCGCTCCTGGGTCCTGATGCAGTCTCTGTGCTCGGCTCTGGCCTGAGCCTCAGCCCCGGCCCCAGCTCTGGCCTTGGCCCTGACCCTGGCTCTGTACTGGGCTCCCTCCCCAATCCCAACCCCCAAACCATCCCTGGCTCTAGATCTACCCCCACCCCTGATTCTGTCAAATCTTCTAACCCTGAGCCTGGGCACGAAACCAATTCTGACCTTGCGGCCAGCCCTGACCACAGATCTGGTCCCAGCCCCGACCCGGATACTGTGCCCAGCCCTGACCCCAACTCTGAGTCCCACCCTGAGCCTGGCTTTCCCACCCGTGACACCGTCAGCCCAGTCCTCCCTACTGGCGATAGTCCCAAGTGGGTGCAGGAGCAAGGGGCACTGCTGGGACCGGATGGCTGA
- the ZNF358 gene encoding zinc finger protein 358 isoform X3 has translation MRRSVLVRNPGHKGLRPSYEELDSDSEDLDPNPEELDPVSEKPEPDPEDLNTVSEDVDPSYEDLEPVSEDLDPDVEAPSSISGTRDLDPQDLDPMSSSFDDPDVIGPVPLVLDPNSDTLSPAAAPDLDPLSSDLTATPEVLATSPAVLPAPASPPRPFSCPDCGRAFRRSSGLSQHRRTHSGEKPYRCPDCGKSFSHGATLAQHRGIHTGARPYQCAACGKAFGWRSTLLKHRSSHSGEKPHHCPVCGKAFGHGSLLAQHLRTHGGPRPHKCPVCAKGFGQGSALLKHLRTHTGERPYPCPQCGKAFGQSSALLQHQRTHTAERPYRCPHCGKAFGQSSNLQHHLRIHTGERPYACPHCSKAFGQSSALLQHLHVHSGERPYRCQLCGKAFGQASSLTKHKRVHEGAAAAAAAAAAAAAGLGLSPASMLRPGQVSLLGPDAVSVLGSGLSLSPGPSSGLGPDPGSVLGSLPNPNPQTIPGSRSTPTPDSVKSSNPEPGHETNSDLAASPDHRSGPSPDPDTVPSPDPNSESHPEPGFPTRDTVSPVLPTGDSPKWVQEQGALLGPDG, from the coding sequence ATGCGGCGCTCCGTCCTGGTCAGGAACCCAGGCCACAAAGGACTGAGGCCCTCTTACGAAGAGCTTGACTCCGACTCAGAAGACCTAGACCCCAACCCAGAAGAGCTAGACCCAGTTTCTGAAAAGCCAGAGCCTGACCCGGAAGACCTCAACACTGTCTCTGAAGATGTGGACCCCAGCTATGAAGATCTGGAGCCTGTCTCCGAGGATCTGGACCCGGATGTGGAAGCTCCGAGCTCCATCTCGGGGACCCGTGACTTGGATCCCCAAGATCTTGACCCCATGTCTTCAAGTTTTGACGACCCAGACGTCATCGGCCCCGTTCCCCTGGTTCTTGACCCTAACAGTGACACCCTCAGTCCGGCTGCTGCTCCAGACCTGGATCCCCTCTCGTCCGACCTCACTGCCACCCCCGAGGTCCTGGCCACCAGCCCAGCGGTGCTCCCCGCACCTGCCAGCCCGCCCCGGCCCTTCTCCTGCCCCGATTGCGGGCGAGCTTTCCGCCGCAGCTCGGGGCTGAGCCAGCACCGCCGCACCCACAGTGGCGAGAAGCCGTACCGCTGCCCCGACTGCGGCAAGTCGTTCAGCCACGGCGCCACGCTGGCCCAGCACCGCGGTATCCACACGGGCGCACGGCCCTACCAGTGCGCGGCGTGCGGCAAGGCCTTCGGCTGGCGCTCCACGCTGCTGAAGCACCGCAGCAGCCACAGCGGCGAGAAGCCGCACCACTGCCCGGTGTGCGGCAAAGCCTTCGGGCACGGCTCGCTGCTGGCGCAGCACCTGCGCACGCACGGCGGCCCGCGGCCCCACAAGTGCCCGGTGTGCGCCAAGGGCTTCGGGCAGGGATCGGCTCTCCTGAAGCACCTGCGCACGCACACGGGCGAGCGGCCCTACCCGTGCCCGCAGTGCGGCAAGGCCTTTGGCCAGAGCTCGGCGCTGCTACAGCACCAGCGCACGCACACGGCTGAGCGCCCGTACCGCTGTCCCCACTGCGGCAAGGCCTTCGGCCAGAGCTCCAACCTGCAGCACCACCTGCGCATCCACACGGGCGAGCGGCCCTACGCCTGTCCCCATTGCTCCAAGGCCTTTGGGCAGAGCTCGGCGCTCCTGCAGCATCTGCATGTGCATTCGGGCGAGCGCCCCTACCGCTGCCAGCTCTGCGGCAAGGCGTTCGGCCAAGCCTCCAGCCTCACCAAGCACAAGCGGGTGCATGAGGGCGCGGCCGCTGCCGCGGCTGCAGCTGCGGCTGCTGCCGCCGGCCTGGGCCTCAGCCCTGCTTCCATGTTGAGGCCGGGGCAGGTCTCGCTCCTGGGTCCTGATGCAGTCTCTGTGCTCGGCTCTGGCCTGAGCCTCAGCCCCGGCCCCAGCTCTGGCCTTGGCCCTGACCCTGGCTCTGTACTGGGCTCCCTCCCCAATCCCAACCCCCAAACCATCCCTGGCTCTAGATCTACCCCCACCCCTGATTCTGTCAAATCTTCTAACCCTGAGCCTGGGCACGAAACCAATTCTGACCTTGCGGCCAGCCCTGACCACAGATCTGGTCCCAGCCCCGACCCGGATACTGTGCCCAGCCCTGACCCCAACTCTGAGTCCCACCCTGAGCCTGGCTTTCCCACCCGTGACACCGTCAGCCCAGTCCTCCCTACTGGCGATAGTCCCAAGTGGGTGCAGGAGCAAGGGGCACTGCTGGGACCGGATGGCTGA
- the MCOLN1 gene encoding mucolipin-1 has protein sequence MAGPVGPRGSETERLLTPSPGYGTRAEASPAPTTPPEEEDLRRRLKYFFMSPCDKFRAKGRKPFKLMLQVVKILVVTVQLILFGLSNQLAVTFREENTIAFRHLFLLGYSDGVDDTFAAYTREQLYQAIFHAVNQYLMLPDVSLGQYAYVRGGGGPWANGSALALCQRYYRWGHVDPANDTFDIDPMVITDCIRVDPPERPPVPPTDDFSHSDGITSYKNLTLKFHKLINVTIHFQLKTINLQSLINNEIPDCYTFSILITFDNKAHSGRIPISLETQAHIQECKHPSVFGHGDNSFRLLFDVVVILTCAFSFLLCARSLLRGFLLQNEFVRFMRRQRGRVISLWERLEFVNGWYILLVTSDVLTISGTIMKIGIEAKNLASYDVCSILLGTSTLLVWVGVIRYLTFFHKYNILIATLRVALPSVMRFCCCVAVIYLGYCFCGWIVLGPYHVKFRSLSMVSECLFSLINGDDMFVTFAAMQAQQGRSSLVWLFSQLYLYSFISLFIYMVLSLFIALITGAYDTIKHPGGAGAEESELQAYIAQCQDSPTSGKFRRGSGSACSLLCCCGRDASEEDSLLVN, from the exons ATGGCAGGCCCCGTAGGCCCGCGCGGCTCAG AGACAGAGCGCCTCCTGACCCCCAGCCCTGGGTATGGGACCCGGGCGGAGGCTTCTCCGGCCCCTACCACCCCTCCGGAAGAGGAGGACCTCCGCCGCCGTCTCAAGTACTTTTTCATGAGTCCTTGTGACAAATTTCGGGCCAAGGGCCGTAAGCCCTTCAAGCTCATGCTGCAAGTGGTGAAGATCTTGGTGGTCACTGTGCAG CTCATCCTGTTTGGACTCAGCAACCAGCTGGCAGTGACCTTCCGGGAGGAGAACACCATTGCTTTCCGGCACCTCTTCCTGCTGGGCTACTCGGACGGGGTGGACGATACCTTTGCAGCCTACACGCGGGAGCAGCTCTACCAGGCCATCTTCCATGCCGTGAACCAG TACCTGATGCTCCCCGATGTGTCCCTGGGCCAGTACGCCTACgtgcggggcgggggcggccccTGGGCCAACGGCTCAGCCCTGGCCCTCTGCCAGCGGTACTACCGCTGGGGCCACGTGGACCCAGCCAATGACACCTTTGACATCGACCCGATGGTCATCACTG ACTGTATCCGGGTGGACCCCCCTGAGAGACCCCCTGTGCCGCCCACTGATGATTTCTCCCACTCGGATGGCATCACCAGTTACAAGAACCTCACGCTCAAATTCCACAA GCTGATCAACGTCACCATCCACTTCCAGCTAAAGACCATTAACCTCCAGAGCCTGATCAACAATGAAATCCCAGACTGCTACACCTTCAGCATCCTG ATCACATTTGACAATAAGGCACACAGTGGGCGTATCCCCATCAGCCTGGAGACCCAGGCCCACATCCAGGAGTGTAAGCACCCCAGCGTCTTTGGCCACG GAGACAACAGCTTCCGGCTCCTGTTTGACGTGGTGGTGATCCTCACCTGCGCCTTCTCCTTCCTGCTCTGCGCCCGCTCGCTGCTCCGAGGGTTCCTGCTGCAGAAC GAGTTCGTCAGGTTCATGAGGCGGCAGCGGGGGCGGGTCATCAGCCTGTGGGAGCGGCTGGAGTTTGTCAATGGCTGGTACATCCTGCTGGTCACCAGCGATGTGCTCACCATCTCCGGCACCATCATGAAGATTGGCATCGAAGCCAAG AACCTGGCAAGCTACGACGTCTGCAGCATCCTCCTGGGCACCTCAACGCTGCTCGTCTGGGTCGGCGTCATCCGCTACCTGACCTTCTTCCATAAGTACAAT ATCCTCATTGCCACACTGCGAGTGGCCCTGCCCAGCGTCATGCGCTTCTGCTGCTGCGTGGCTGTCATCTACCTGGGCTATTGCTTCTGTGGCTGGATCGTGTTGGGTCCCTACCACGTGAAG TTCCGCTCACTGTCCATGGTGTCAGAGTGCCTGTTCTCGCTTATCAACGGGGATGACATGTTCGTGACCTTCGCGGCGATGCAGGCGCAGCAGGGCCGCAGCAGCCTGGTCTGGCTGTTCTCCCAGCTCTACCTGTACTCCTTCATCAGCCTCTTCATCTACATGGTGCTCAGCCTCTTCATCGCGCTTATCACCGGGGCCTATGACACCATCAAG CACCCAGGCGGGGCGGGCGCCGAGGAGAGCGAGCTCCAGGCCTACATCGCGCAGTGCCAGGACAGCCCCACCTCGGGCAAATTCCGCCGCGGGAGCGGCTCCGCCTGCAGCCTCCTCTGCTGCTGCGGCAG GGATGCCTCGGAGGAGGATTCGCTGCTAGTGAATTGA
- the ZNF358 gene encoding zinc finger protein 358 isoform X2, translating to MELDPAPEAAGTSTPGMRRSVLVRNPGHKGLRPSYEELDSDSEDLDPNPEELDPVSEKPEPDPEDLNTVSEDVDPSYEDLEPVSEDLDPDVEAPSSISGTRDLDPQDLDPMSSSFDDPDVIGPVPLVLDPNSDTLSPAAAPDLDPLSSDLTATPEVLATSPAVLPAPASPPRPFSCPDCGRAFRRSSGLSQHRRTHSGEKPYRCPDCGKSFSHGATLAQHRGIHTGARPYQCAACGKAFGWRSTLLKHRSSHSGEKPHHCPVCGKAFGHGSLLAQHLRTHGGPRPHKCPVCAKGFGQGSALLKHLRTHTGERPYPCPQCGKAFGQSSALLQHQRTHTAERPYRCPHCGKAFGQSSNLQHHLRIHTGERPYACPHCSKAFGQSSALLQHLHVHSGERPYRCQLCGKAFGQASSLTKHKRVHEGAAAAAAAAAAAAAGLGLSPASMLRPGQVSLLGPDAVSVLGSGLSLSPGPSSGLGPDPGSVLGSLPNPNPQTIPGSRSTPTPDSVKSSNPEPGHETNSDLAASPDHRSGPSPDPDTVPSPDPNSESHPEPGFPTRDTVSPVLPTGDSPKWVQEQGALLGPDG from the exons ATGGAGCTGG ACCCTGCTCCCGAAGCGGCTGGCACTTCCACACCAGGGATGCGGCGCTCCGTCCTGGTCAGGAACCCAGGCCACAAAGGACTGAGGCCCTCTTACGAAGAGCTTGACTCCGACTCAGAAGACCTAGACCCCAACCCAGAAGAGCTAGACCCAGTTTCTGAAAAGCCAGAGCCTGACCCGGAAGACCTCAACACTGTCTCTGAAGATGTGGACCCCAGCTATGAAGATCTGGAGCCTGTCTCCGAGGATCTGGACCCGGATGTGGAAGCTCCGAGCTCCATCTCGGGGACCCGTGACTTGGATCCCCAAGATCTTGACCCCATGTCTTCAAGTTTTGACGACCCAGACGTCATCGGCCCCGTTCCCCTGGTTCTTGACCCTAACAGTGACACCCTCAGTCCGGCTGCTGCTCCAGACCTGGATCCCCTCTCGTCCGACCTCACTGCCACCCCCGAGGTCCTGGCCACCAGCCCAGCGGTGCTCCCCGCACCTGCCAGCCCGCCCCGGCCCTTCTCCTGCCCCGATTGCGGGCGAGCTTTCCGCCGCAGCTCGGGGCTGAGCCAGCACCGCCGCACCCACAGTGGCGAGAAGCCGTACCGCTGCCCCGACTGCGGCAAGTCGTTCAGCCACGGCGCCACGCTGGCCCAGCACCGCGGTATCCACACGGGCGCACGGCCCTACCAGTGCGCGGCGTGCGGCAAGGCCTTCGGCTGGCGCTCCACGCTGCTGAAGCACCGCAGCAGCCACAGCGGCGAGAAGCCGCACCACTGCCCGGTGTGCGGCAAAGCCTTCGGGCACGGCTCGCTGCTGGCGCAGCACCTGCGCACGCACGGCGGCCCGCGGCCCCACAAGTGCCCGGTGTGCGCCAAGGGCTTCGGGCAGGGATCGGCTCTCCTGAAGCACCTGCGCACGCACACGGGCGAGCGGCCCTACCCGTGCCCGCAGTGCGGCAAGGCCTTTGGCCAGAGCTCGGCGCTGCTACAGCACCAGCGCACGCACACGGCTGAGCGCCCGTACCGCTGTCCCCACTGCGGCAAGGCCTTCGGCCAGAGCTCCAACCTGCAGCACCACCTGCGCATCCACACGGGCGAGCGGCCCTACGCCTGTCCCCATTGCTCCAAGGCCTTTGGGCAGAGCTCGGCGCTCCTGCAGCATCTGCATGTGCATTCGGGCGAGCGCCCCTACCGCTGCCAGCTCTGCGGCAAGGCGTTCGGCCAAGCCTCCAGCCTCACCAAGCACAAGCGGGTGCATGAGGGCGCGGCCGCTGCCGCGGCTGCAGCTGCGGCTGCTGCCGCCGGCCTGGGCCTCAGCCCTGCTTCCATGTTGAGGCCGGGGCAGGTCTCGCTCCTGGGTCCTGATGCAGTCTCTGTGCTCGGCTCTGGCCTGAGCCTCAGCCCCGGCCCCAGCTCTGGCCTTGGCCCTGACCCTGGCTCTGTACTGGGCTCCCTCCCCAATCCCAACCCCCAAACCATCCCTGGCTCTAGATCTACCCCCACCCCTGATTCTGTCAAATCTTCTAACCCTGAGCCTGGGCACGAAACCAATTCTGACCTTGCGGCCAGCCCTGACCACAGATCTGGTCCCAGCCCCGACCCGGATACTGTGCCCAGCCCTGACCCCAACTCTGAGTCCCACCCTGAGCCTGGCTTTCCCACCCGTGACACCGTCAGCCCAGTCCTCCCTACTGGCGATAGTCCCAAGTGGGTGCAGGAGCAAGGGGCACTGCTGGGACCGGATGGCTGA